gagaataatttaaatgaaaagatgGGTGAAACTAATTTACAGTCAGACTTAGAAAAATTGTACAAGCCATTAACTGATAgtcaagaaggaataaaagaaaacatatatatatattgcaagaTCAAACTGATAAATTAGCACTCACTTTTTCAAAGTCTTATCCTGAAGCAAAAAGAGAGATAAtgataactaaaacaaaaaaacttttaccatCTCATGAAGAATCTAAAGGTATGAGACTAGGAAAAACTGTAACAGATCATCTAAGAATTTATGCCAATAGTAAAAAATCTACATATACTACATTTGGGATACGTGATGAAGATGGTATATTTAATATTGGAAAAAAACCAATACATATTAATGATGATGGTGTAATTATTgatgatgaaaaatattatgttactCCTGGACTTTAGGAGTTGATAGTAAAGTTTAATCCTAATAAAGGAGTATATAGTGAAGATAATCTTAAAATATATCGAAATATAGTAATACAAACAGATGCAGTTACTTCTGAAAACCCATACAAACCAAAGTCGTCTTGTAGTGAaaaatacagagaaaaaatAGCACCCATGTGGAAAGACATAAAAGAAAATAGGAAGCGTGAATCAAAAGGAAAAGGAGAAGGtacaaaaatacaaactatAATTCTTCATAGCAACCCTGATGCATTAGTTGAAAAGCTTAATTTATGTATAGCTGCATGGAGAGCAGGTAACACTGGAGCAAGAAATGAAGCTGTTGCAATTTATGATGAATTATTAAGACAAGGTATAATAAATGGTTCACGGTATAAagcaatacaaaataatttataatatatatcagtgtataaaaaaaatatatagtacataaaaaaatgctaattgtTAATAATAAGAGATATATAAAGAAACATGCTGTCGGAGGAAGTGGTATATTCGAAAGCATAAGAGATTTATTTAAACGAATAAAAGCGTCAAATGTAACAAGACTATCATCAGCTATGTTGAAGAAGATGGCTGATACTGATTTAGGAAAAACTGCAATAACTGGTACTAAATCAGCAGGAAAGTAACTTTCAAAATCAGCGATGGAAGCTGCTAGAAATGCTACAGATGAAAAAGGAAAACAATTAATTGATAAAGCATCTTCAAAAATAGTTTCACAACTGTTATTAgtgaaaaaagtaaagaaatactTTCAAATTTGGAATCATCTAATGATCTTATTTATAATGGGTCTGAAAtagcaaaaactataaataaaatgatgatGGGATCTGCAATAAGATCagtaaaaaaagtatcaaataaaaatgctcGAAAAATAGAAGATATGGTCAAACAAGGACGAGGCCTTCGACTTGCGTAAATTTAGCTttcgtaaaattttttatatcgtttttAAGAATtgtcaatcaaaaaaaaaattttttatattgtatataaaacaataaaatgacgACTTctgaattatttaattttacagaaATGTTAATTAGAGATAATGAAATTGAAAGATATGAAGAACATGATTATGAACCAATTAATGGTACAAATCTAAATTGTCCTGGAGAAATAGGAATCAACATtgaacaacaagatttgttcaCACTTCCATCTAAAGCTTATCTCTTATTTGAAGGACAACTTGTTAAAGCTGATGGAACAGCTAATGCTAATACAGATGCGGTGGCGCTTAAAAATAATGGTCTTATGCAATTATTAAGCCGAATAACATACCAATTATCAAACCAAGAGATAGAAGCTGTTAATTATCCAGGTCAAGCAACTACAATGTTAGGAATGCTTAATTATGAAAATGACTTTCAATTAGCTCAAGGGTTAAATCAATTGTGGTGTAAAGATAAAACATCAACAGCAGTACTTACTGATAACATAGGATTCGCAACAAGACAAGCATACATAATTCAGAAGCCAACTACAAAAGGAACATTTTCATTTTGCGTACCTTTAAGACACATTTTTAGATTCAACAATCTACTTCATTTAATTGGCAATTGGCCGTAAAGACATCTCCTGAAAATCCAATATACATTATTGTCGGATTTCAAACAAGTAGAACTGGCGACCAAACTGCTAATGCTTCAACATTTGATCATTGTGACTTAAAAAATGTGTACATTATGCCTAATAATAATGACAGATATCCTGCTGTTgattataatttgtaatttcCAAATCAgcaaattttaagaatttatagACAAGCATAtgtgtttaaagaaaaattttatggaATAAAGGAATTGAACGCAAGCAGCAATATAAGTCCTTCTGACTAAAGAGATTTATAcctactttttgtttttgatattacCAAACAATCAGaacaattaaaatcattaagaaTACAAGTACAAATTAGAGCAACATTTAATACAGCTGTACCAGCAAATACTGAGGCATATGCTCTTGTATTATCTGATAGAATGATGGAACTTTAATCAGATGGTTATAAATTGaatgttataataaatttttgaaacataaatttttttgaaagttaattaaatttttttctttatataataaaaatgtattatacaaagaaaagtttaaaaaatctattagaaaaaaataacatttccaaAAACATCTGACAATATCGCTACATTGCTAATGATTGCTATGGAAAATGGCTGAAGTGAAAGAAGTAAATGAGAAAAGATCAGTTGGAAGACTTAGTATTCATTAGGGTGGAGcgattttcatagcaaaaaaaatagagtttaaaAACCAATATTACTGAGACACGAATCaatgtctattaattataagattaaagtaaaaaaatattttttgattttgatgagatCTTGAGGGTCCTCTTTGGAATTTAAATTCTTGACAggtcctaatatttttgaattttttttttctaaaccatatcaaccttggactcaaaaaaaggagaaaaaaaatgcttgtttcataaataataattttattaaaaaaattttttagtgaaaaaaatacttgcaaaaatataccttaaaacCTCCGTTTTTTTGAGGACGGgggtttttaatgaaaaaaacaactctatttttttaattttaattttttaataaaaacaaatattattttcaaaatcagcatattattttgcttcttttaagtATCAagttgatatagtttagaaaaaaaaattataacaatattaggACCCATCaaaaatttagaatccaaagaggaacctcaagaactcatctaaactaaaaaaaaaagagtaaggttcttttttcaccaaaagATATTGATTTGCTGCTCaggcaaatcaaatttcaaaaattttcaaaatcgctccaccctaatatacatctagtaaaagaaaagaaaaaagaagtaGATCCAAAATATGAAAGATTAAgaacaattaagaaaaaagcagtcactattaaattaacaaacatgGAAACAGGAGAAGAAATAGTATATAAATCCTTATATAGAGCAATGCGTGGAAATGGGCATGGATAAAGATATCTTGAAATGCGTGATGGGAAGATTGTAAATGGTTATaagattaaaatatcaaattctgaaaaattaaaaaaaataaaatcttgtcATATAAAAATGGATATAGTGTATCtaaaaattcaaagaatttaCATGGATCCGAAGGATCTACTCCCTTAATTTACCCGTTAAAAAGAGGATTCtaacctttatatatatatatatatatatatatatatatatatatatatatatatacacatacatatttttagtattatcaaaaatatgaaaaagggatcgtccataaagtacgtacgctcggagTGGAGATAGGGTTTGCAAATGGCGCATATGAGATGGGAGAGGGGGCAGTAggttaattataaaagaaagacacaaaattaaagaaatattaaattgttgGGTGGG
Above is a window of Hydra vulgaris chromosome 10, alternate assembly HydraT2T_AEP DNA encoding:
- the LOC136086346 gene encoding uncharacterized protein LOC136086346, whose protein sequence is MITKTKKLLPSHEESKGMRLGKTVTDHLRIYANSKKSTYTTFGIRDEDGIFNIGKKPIHINDDGELIVKFNPNKGVYSEDNLKIYRNIVIQTDAVTSENPYKPKSSCSEKYREKIAPMWKDIKENRKRESKGKGEGTKIQTIILHSNPDALVEKLNLCIAAWRAGNTGARNEAVAIYDELLRQVHKKMLIVNNKRYIKKHAVGGSGIFESIRDLFKRIKASNVTRLSSAMLKKMADTDLGKTAITGTKSAGNEKSKEILSNLESSNDLIYNGSEIAKTINKMMMGSAIRSVKKVSNKNARKIEDMVKQGRGLRLA